Proteins encoded by one window of Dietzia sp. B32:
- a CDS encoding IS1634 family transposase: MSPFVRKVKTSSGATAVQIVEKIRGQRKILEHIGSAHTEGELAALIAVARGKITAGQQPLELGLETEAQVRSGGDAVVRRHSSELLWQTLTSTFDALGFNAVADETFKALVCARLIEPTSKLDTPRVLDDIGVDAPHLSSIKRALARCVERDYRTALATACWEHVTSAGGPGVALVLYDLTTLYFEAEKEDSLRKVGMGKERRVDPQITVGLLVARDGFPLDIHVFEGNRAETKTLIPVITAFQQRHQISDMVVVADAGMLSAANLNALEDAGLSFIVASRTSKAPKELEDHFGRRGNAIDDGEVVELIRPMGQGRDRRDRRVVWHYKWQRAQRDRRTLNAQIDRAQRVADRSEPLKKQRFVKVTGQTVALDEASIERARQSAGYKGYVTNIDSSVMDGHAVVAAYHDLWRVEQSFRMAKSDLKARPIFSRTRDSIEAHLTIVFAALAIARHLQNRTGTSIKKIVRTLRRIHTVVIDVDGHKLTARTPLDDDSQAILTAIAAGH; encoded by the coding sequence GTGAGCCCGTTCGTGCGGAAGGTGAAGACGTCGTCGGGAGCGACGGCGGTGCAGATCGTGGAGAAGATCCGCGGTCAGCGGAAGATCTTGGAACACATTGGGTCCGCGCACACCGAGGGCGAGCTGGCGGCGTTGATCGCGGTGGCAAGGGGCAAGATCACCGCCGGCCAGCAACCGCTGGAACTGGGCTTGGAGACGGAAGCGCAGGTCCGTTCCGGCGGGGATGCGGTGGTGCGCCGGCACTCCAGCGAACTGCTGTGGCAGACGTTGACCAGCACCTTCGACGCCCTTGGCTTCAATGCCGTGGCCGATGAGACGTTCAAGGCGCTGGTGTGCGCTCGACTCATCGAGCCGACCAGCAAACTCGATACACCTCGCGTCCTGGACGACATCGGCGTTGATGCTCCGCACTTGTCGAGCATCAAGAGGGCACTGGCTCGCTGCGTCGAACGCGACTACCGCACCGCGCTAGCAACCGCGTGCTGGGAGCACGTCACCTCCGCCGGCGGCCCGGGCGTCGCCCTGGTGCTGTACGACCTGACCACGCTGTACTTCGAGGCCGAGAAAGAAGACAGCCTGCGCAAGGTGGGCATGGGCAAGGAACGCCGCGTGGACCCGCAGATCACCGTCGGTCTGCTGGTGGCCAGGGACGGGTTCCCGCTGGATATTCACGTCTTCGAGGGCAATAGAGCTGAGACCAAGACGCTCATTCCGGTCATCACCGCCTTCCAGCAGCGCCACCAGATCAGCGACATGGTCGTGGTCGCCGATGCCGGGATGCTCTCAGCGGCCAACCTCAACGCGCTCGAGGACGCCGGACTGTCGTTCATCGTCGCCTCCCGCACCTCCAAGGCACCGAAGGAGCTGGAGGACCACTTCGGGCGGCGTGGCAACGCCATCGACGACGGCGAGGTCGTGGAGTTGATCCGCCCGATGGGGCAGGGACGGGATCGGCGCGACCGGCGGGTGGTGTGGCACTACAAGTGGCAGCGTGCTCAGCGGGATCGCCGCACGCTCAACGCGCAGATCGACCGTGCGCAGCGGGTCGCTGACCGGTCAGAACCGCTCAAGAAGCAGCGGTTCGTCAAGGTCACTGGCCAAACCGTCGCCCTGGACGAGGCGTCGATCGAGCGGGCGCGGCAGTCGGCCGGCTACAAGGGCTACGTCACCAACATCGACTCGTCCGTGATGGACGGCCATGCCGTCGTGGCGGCGTATCACGACCTGTGGAGGGTCGAGCAGTCCTTTCGCATGGCCAAGTCTGACCTGAAGGCGCGGCCGATCTTCAGCCGCACCCGCGACTCGATCGAAGCGCACCTGACCATCGTCTTCGCCGCCCTAGCGATCGCCCGCCACCTGCAAAATCGCACCGGGACGTCGATCAAGAAGATCGTGCGGACACTGCGCCGGATCCACACCGTCGTCATCGACGTCGACGGACACAAGCTCACCGCTCGCACCCCGCTCGACGACGACTCCCAAGCCATCCTCACAGCCATCGCCGCGGGGCACTAA
- the istB gene encoding IS21-like element helper ATPase IstB, with amino-acid sequence MSEFVVSRISAAAERLKLPHTAASAADAAARAEQAQLGYLDFLDQLLEEEVTHRESGRFRNALKLSGLPHHKTLEDFDFAFQPGIDARRLKDLAAMEFVERKANVALLGPPGVGKTHIAVALAVTACRAGHSIYYTTLDELVRKLRKADNLGTLPKQLSSLARPSLLVIDEVGYLPLSRAEANMFFQLISRRYEKGSTIITSNKTFAEWGTVLGDEVLATAILDRYLHHCEVIAINGPSYRLKDRADLVSNAEDPAP; translated from the coding sequence GTGAGCGAATTCGTCGTCAGTCGCATTTCCGCCGCCGCCGAGCGGCTCAAGCTACCCCATACCGCTGCCAGTGCAGCGGATGCTGCCGCCCGAGCTGAGCAGGCCCAGCTGGGCTACCTGGACTTTCTAGACCAGCTGCTCGAGGAGGAGGTCACCCACCGGGAATCGGGGCGATTCCGCAACGCGCTCAAACTCTCCGGGCTGCCACACCACAAGACCCTGGAGGACTTCGACTTCGCGTTCCAACCCGGCATCGACGCCAGGCGCCTCAAAGACCTCGCGGCGATGGAATTCGTTGAACGCAAAGCCAACGTCGCCCTGCTCGGCCCGCCCGGAGTCGGCAAAACCCACATCGCCGTGGCACTCGCGGTCACCGCATGCCGGGCCGGCCACTCGATCTACTACACAACCCTGGATGAACTGGTTCGCAAGCTGCGCAAGGCCGACAATCTCGGCACCCTGCCCAAGCAGCTGTCGAGTCTGGCCCGGCCATCACTGCTGGTAATCGACGAGGTCGGATACCTCCCCCTCAGTCGCGCTGAGGCAAACATGTTCTTCCAGCTGATCTCACGCCGCTACGAAAAGGGCTCCACGATCATCACCAGCAACAAGACCTTCGCCGAATGGGGCACGGTCCTGGGCGACGAAGTGCTGGCCACCGCGATCCTCGACCGGTACCTGCACCACTGCGAGGTCATCGCCATCAACGGGCCGTCCTACCGCCTCAAAGATCGCGCAGACCTTGTCAGCAACGCTGAGGACCCGGCACCATAA
- the istA gene encoding IS21 family transposase, with amino-acid sequence MSEDAPVSPPSAPSRKGTQRIAITAAIAALIDVMLRACIDIKATVICERLADEHDVHVHYQRVKNYCRARRPEIRAELGLDEPGTASLHRRIATLPGAQAQVDWGDEGDLLGTGVRIYSFHMTLSYSRDPFCCFVTSMDAATFFDCHRRAFAHFGGVPAAIVYDRLKTVVRRHVAPGKAVPVTAAATAFAGHYGFDIDVLAAYRPTGKGRVERQVDIVREHVVAGRSFRSTDDADAAFARWVTIRRKQAHRTHGQVIGEAAATDHAALGPLPAMGYEIFDDHVRTVGKDCLISFEANHYSVPAAEVAARMKVLVRATADHVMICRLDTPAKVLATHRRGSRGHEWIIDPSHWDGLPDGTGRAISHILPDDGTTPVKPMGSMSVLEQFLSGIEPVPDIHRPLASYELVAGQAS; translated from the coding sequence TTGTCCGAGGATGCCCCGGTTTCGCCGCCGTCGGCGCCGTCACGCAAGGGCACGCAGCGAATCGCAATCACCGCGGCGATCGCGGCATTGATCGATGTGATGCTGCGAGCCTGCATCGATATCAAGGCCACGGTGATCTGCGAACGCCTGGCCGATGAGCACGATGTGCACGTGCACTACCAGCGGGTCAAGAACTACTGCCGGGCCCGCCGCCCCGAGATCCGTGCCGAGCTCGGTCTTGATGAGCCAGGGACGGCGAGTCTGCATCGACGTATCGCCACTCTTCCCGGGGCCCAGGCGCAGGTCGACTGGGGTGATGAAGGCGATCTGCTGGGCACCGGGGTGCGCATCTACTCGTTTCACATGACGCTGTCTTACTCGAGAGACCCGTTCTGTTGCTTCGTGACCTCAATGGATGCCGCAACGTTCTTCGACTGCCACAGGCGGGCGTTCGCCCACTTCGGCGGGGTGCCAGCGGCGATCGTCTACGACCGACTCAAGACCGTGGTGCGTCGCCATGTGGCCCCCGGTAAGGCCGTTCCGGTCACGGCCGCGGCCACCGCATTCGCCGGGCACTACGGCTTCGACATCGACGTGCTGGCTGCGTACCGGCCCACCGGGAAAGGGCGGGTCGAGCGGCAGGTCGACATCGTGCGCGAACACGTCGTGGCCGGCCGCAGTTTCCGCTCCACCGACGACGCTGATGCCGCGTTCGCCCGGTGGGTGACGATCCGCCGTAAGCAGGCGCACCGCACCCACGGGCAAGTCATCGGCGAGGCCGCTGCAACCGATCACGCAGCCCTGGGTCCGCTCCCGGCCATGGGGTACGAGATCTTTGACGATCACGTGCGCACTGTGGGCAAGGACTGCCTGATCTCGTTCGAGGCCAATCACTATTCGGTGCCCGCCGCCGAGGTGGCAGCCAGGATGAAAGTATTGGTTCGAGCCACCGCCGACCACGTGATGATCTGTCGTCTCGATACCCCGGCGAAGGTGTTGGCCACTCACCGCCGGGGAAGCAGAGGGCATGAGTGGATCATCGACCCCTCTCACTGGGACGGCCTGCCCGACGGAACAGGACGCGCCATCAGCCATATCCTGCCGGACGACGGCACTACGCCTGTAAAGCCCATGGGGTCGATGTCGGTACTAGAGCAGTTCCTGTCAGGAATTGAGCCGGTACCGGATATTCACCGGCCGCTGGCCTCCTACGAACTCGTGGCAGGTCAGGCATCGTGA
- a CDS encoding DNA cytosine methyltransferase: MAARDDISDSIHSLDDERTGLVLEPMRWILEAVDADRPFDAIVLEQVPAVLPVWAAYREILEKLGYSVDHGVLRTEEFGVPQTRRRAVLVANRTGNLRVTLPTPTHHSYRRGAKAEAGQDLKPWVPMYKALERPLGFVVVSNYGSGGDPRKRGRRRFDEPSATVTGKVMRNRVQLESGTWDRFSYHEAGRLQTFPRDYPWSGKDIGQQIGNAIPPRLGAHILASALGLEINEDRLDAFTRAPWSYSRGGGISFQKGQEKDTLIGATN, encoded by the coding sequence ATGGCAGCCAGGGATGATATCTCCGACAGCATCCATTCGCTCGATGATGAACGAACTGGACTGGTCCTTGAGCCTATGAGATGGATCCTGGAGGCAGTCGATGCGGACCGGCCTTTCGACGCAATCGTGCTCGAACAGGTGCCTGCGGTACTTCCAGTATGGGCCGCATACCGTGAGATCCTCGAGAAGCTAGGGTACAGCGTGGACCACGGCGTTCTCCGTACCGAAGAGTTTGGAGTTCCTCAGACTCGAAGAAGAGCGGTGTTAGTCGCCAATCGCACGGGCAATTTGCGAGTCACGCTACCTACCCCCACGCACCATTCGTATCGCCGGGGCGCAAAAGCAGAGGCAGGCCAAGATCTCAAGCCGTGGGTTCCGATGTACAAGGCGCTTGAACGTCCGCTGGGATTCGTCGTCGTCTCAAACTACGGCAGCGGCGGGGACCCCCGTAAGCGCGGGCGCCGCCGATTCGATGAGCCGTCTGCAACGGTTACTGGCAAGGTCATGAGAAACCGCGTTCAGCTAGAGAGTGGGACGTGGGACAGGTTCTCCTATCACGAGGCCGGACGCTTACAAACCTTCCCCCGCGACTATCCATGGTCGGGGAAAGATATTGGCCAACAGATCGGGAATGCAATTCCGCCGCGCCTCGGTGCACATATCTTGGCTTCTGCGCTGGGGCTAGAAATCAACGAAGACAGGCTTGACGCGTTCACCCGAGCCCCGTGGAGCTACTCAAGGGGCGGTGGGATCAGTTTCCAAAAAGGCCAGGAAAAGGACACCCTCATCGGAGCAACGAACTGA